The window AGCATGGGCTGGTGGGCTATTTTATTTCTGGCGGCGATTAGCGGCATAGATCCTACTCTCTACGAAGCGGCCATTGTTGACGGCGCCGGAAGGATGTCAAGGATTTGGAATATTACCATTCCCGCCATACTCCCCATAATTACAGTGATGATGATTCTCAATATAGGCGGTCTTTTTAACGGGAACTTTGATCAGAGTTTTCTCCTGGGAAATACCGGTAACAGGGATACTTCTGACATTATCGGGACTTATGTATTTCGTGTCGGCCTTAGTGAGGGACGTTTTGATTACGCTACGGCAGTTGGCATGATCCAGTCCTTAATGTCGGTACTGTTGGTATTTGGGAGCAACAAGCTGTCAAAAAAACTGACAGGCAGCAGCCTTTATTAAGGAAGTATGAATAATGGGAAAAAGAACCATAAGAAAAACCAGAGAAGACTATATCATTAATTTTGTTATCTATTTATTTCTTGGAATTATATTTTTTGTAACCGCTTATCCTTTTTATCTCTCTATAATACTTTCATTTAATGAAGGGATAGATGCCGCCAATGGGGGCATTTACTTTTTTCCCCGGAAATTCACCTTAAGTAACTACCAAGGTTTTCTTACTGATGAGAAATGGATTTTGGCTATCGGGGTAACCACTGTCCGTACCCTACTGGGTACCATTGTAACTACCTTGTTTACCTGTGTTGTGGCCTATGGCCTTGCCCAGGAAAACCTTGTAGGTCGCAAAGTGTATATGACCATAACAATACTCTGCCTGTATTTTTCAGGAGGTCTTATCCCTTATTACATGGTCTTGAGATCTCTTCACCTTATTAATTCTTTCCTTGTGTACATCGTCCCCTCGGCGTTGAACCTGTTTTACGCTCTGGTGGCAATTTCATTTTTTCAAAACCTTCCCAAAGAATTGCATGAATCGGCTCATATTGACGGTGCAGGAGAAATTCCAATTTTTTTCAAAATTATTCTTCCGCTCTCAAAACCTCTCTTAGCAACCATTGCTATTTTTACCGGTGTGGGGCACTGGAATTCCTGGTTTGATTCGGCATTTTTTGTTCAAAACAAGAATCTCCGTACCCTTGGGTATCTTTTGATGGAAGTAATTAACCGAAGCAATTTAAATACCCGGTCTCAAGCATCAATTATGGCCGTAACATCCAATATTGTTCTTACCCCTATGGCCGTACAAGTAACTGCCATGGTAATTGCT is drawn from Leadbettera azotonutricia ZAS-9 and contains these coding sequences:
- a CDS encoding carbohydrate ABC transporter permease — protein: MGKRTIRKTREDYIINFVIYLFLGIIFFVTAYPFYLSIILSFNEGIDAANGGIYFFPRKFTLSNYQGFLTDEKWILAIGVTTVRTLLGTIVTTLFTCVVAYGLAQENLVGRKVYMTITILCLYFSGGLIPYYMVLRSLHLINSFLVYIVPSALNLFYALVAISFFQNLPKELHESAHIDGAGEIPIFFKIILPLSKPLLATIAIFTGVGHWNSWFDSAFFVQNKNLRTLGYLLMEVINRSNLNTRSQASIMAVTSNIVLTPMAVQVTAMVIAAFPIMIIYPFLQKYFITGLTVGSVKG